One region of Primulina tabacum isolate GXHZ01 chromosome 1, ASM2559414v2, whole genome shotgun sequence genomic DNA includes:
- the LOC142517898 gene encoding dirigent protein 4-like, giving the protein MEKTLILHGILLLSIFTRSVNSEYYSKTQPFSTLQEKTTHLHFYLHDTLSGKTPTAIQIASPNSTNSKDDPISFGTLFAIDDPLTECPELTSKLIGNARGMYLSSSQDKFSTLVMYVDLGFSTGKFKGSSISVFSRNPITEKHRELAVVGGRGLFRMARGFIEVNTYYLNTTNGDAILEYNVTVVHP; this is encoded by the coding sequence atggagaaaaCTTTAATCTTACACGGGATTTTGCTCCTCAGCATATTCACTAGATCAGTGAATTCTGAGTATTACTCCAAAACCCAACCATTTTCAACACTGCAAGAGAAAACCACCCACCTCCATTTTTACCTGCATGATACCTTGAGTGGTAAAACCCCCACCGCAATCCAGATAGCCTCTCCAAACTCCACCAACAGCAAGGATGATCCGATCTCATTCGGGACCCTTTTCGCCATCGACGATCCCTTGACTGAATGCCCCGAGCTCACGTCAAAACTCATAGGAAACGCACGTGGGATGTACCTTTCATCAAGCCAAGACAAGTTCTCGACTTTGGTTATGTATGTTGATTTAGGATTTAGCACTGGGAAGTTCAAAGGGAGTTCCATTAGCGTGTTCTCGAGGAATCCGATAACGGAGAAGCATAGAGAACTGGCGGTGGTGGGAGGACGGGGACTGTTTCGGATGGCGAGGGGGTTCATAGAGGTGAATACCTATTACTTGAACACTACAAATGGTGATGCTATTCTGGAGTATAACGTTACTGTTGTTCATCCATGA
- the LOC142541279 gene encoding sufE-like protein 1, chloroplastic/mitochondrial — MSIFSRFPYSPLFHHSNTQISNTIKASPLLSSPPHKLSFFNPVTMQRIHTKNPKFSAPPSSSSPSVSLQPVEELPPKLQEIVNLFRGVQEPKAKYEQLLFYGRNLNPLESQYKTSDNKVQGCVSQVWVRAYLDSDKNVIFEADSDSVLTKGLAALLVQGLSGRPVDEIVRVSPDFVVLLGLQQSLTPSRNNGFLNMLKLMQKKALQLYVEAETAGNSTGEEFGKGPVENSNLESNDGARDDGSKSSETFTGVNNDSGNGSLLGSRGIRIKEMLENELRPLELEVEDISYQHAGHSGFRGSDAETHFNVKVVSEEFEGKSLVKRHRLIYSLLQEELQGGLHALSIVANTPAEVGTP; from the coding sequence ATGTCAATTTTCAGCAGATTCCCATACTCCCCTCTCTTCCACCACTCAAACACCCAAATTTCTAATACAATAAAAGCCTCACCTTTGTTATCGTCGCCACCCCATAAATTGTCCTTCTTTAATCCCGTTACTATGCAAAGAATACATACCAAAAACCCAAAATTTTCTGCTCCGCCGTCTTCATCTTCGCCTTCGGTTTCTCTTCAACCCGTTGAGGAGCTCCCACCTAAGCTACAGGAAATTGTCAATCTTTTCCGGGGAGTTCAAGAACCAAAGGCCAAGTATGAACAGTTGTTATTCTATGGAAGAAATCTGAACCCTTTggaatctcagtataaaaccaGTGATAACAAGGTGCAAGGTTGTGTTTCTCAGGTGTGGGTCAGAGCATACCTTGATAGTGATAAAAATGTTATCTTTGAGGCCGATTCTGATTCAGTTCTCACTAAAGGGCTCGCTGCACTTCTAGTTCAAGGTCTATCGGGCCGGCCCGTGGATGAGATTGTGAGGGTATCACCTGATTTTGTGGTGCTTTTGGGATTGCAACAGAGTTTAACTCCTTCTCGGAATAATGGGTTCTTGAATATGTTGAAACTGATGCAAAAGAAGGCTTTGCAGCTGTATGTTGAAGCTGAAACGGCTGGAAATTCAACAGGTGAAGAATTTGGAAAAGGGCCGGtcgaaaattcaaatttggaaTCGAATGATGGTGCCAGAGATGATGGATCAAAATCTAGTGAGACTTTTACTGGTGTTAATAATGACTCAGGCAATGGAAGTTTGTTGGGCAGTAGAGGGATTCGGATTAAAGAGATGCTGGAGAATGAGCTCCGTCCCTTAGAATTGGAAGTTGAGGATATATCTTATCAGCATGCCGGACATTCAGGGTTTCGAGGAAGTGACGCTGAGACACATTTCAATGTAAAAGTGGTTTCTGAAGAATTTGAAGGGAAAAGTTTGGTTAAGAGGCACAGATTGATTTACAGCTTGTTGCAAGAAGAGTTACAGGGTGGATTACATGCTTTGTCAATTGTGGCAAATACGCCAGCGGAAGTTGGCACTCCATGA